One segment of Meriones unguiculatus strain TT.TT164.6M chromosome 3, Bangor_MerUng_6.1, whole genome shotgun sequence DNA contains the following:
- the Znf644 gene encoding zinc finger protein 644 isoform X2 has product MRLFLHQDVNKPKFRLNVLNDLANNMDELKINTDLTGAKEELPDDSSGVHKPKECQTSLQRDSSLTLSEELSEDASEKALTGGQSALFIPSGSPAVSSENFTMAAGAVVNGPVSRSSLTKTSSVNEGSVSLSTGQPVDQPATESCSAQAAADLQLESTPQKASPHQVLFLVSDVARAKTPTHSIKLPTSALAGCDVQNSGGSGVKAESTLLNQVEVGEGNEDILVEDGCVNTLAGISSGTDEFRSENDANWDPQKEFIQFLMSNEETVDTPPVHSKVAGLEKKRKRKMDVSKITRYTEDCFRDCNRIPSKSKMVEVDFLGQNSEGQAADSQKYTLSKVKPEAADEDGESVDTFQRLVYGSDKRGDEGSPVDTRTFISSTFKKKCEESDSESPAAFSPEEPSFYPCTKCNVNFREKKHLHRHMMYHLDGNSHFRHLNVPRPYACRECGRTFRDRNSLLKHMIIHQERRQKLMEEIRELRELQDEGRSARLQCPQCVFGTNCPKTFVQHAKTHEKDKRYYCCEECNFMAVTENELEGHRAVAHGAAVKCAVVMSDAAHRKAQKKASAKEPVPAARKPAAHLCKLCPFSASTRSALKKHVQYLHSPACVDPFGNPLGLDKRKGDVPEEASDPDGAKPVVKQPATTFPKNSALKQDVKRPLGVSAQSGHFSKVPKRPHRVQKARKSIAQSAVSTCHQNSSPPKNVMVKSSTDQKPKYFHQAAKEKCNAKANSSHFYRHKDENYRVIKRSGESDPLPFQKEGDSLSSLRLFSSSSNSHNNFISDLHNPDPERPENMKEHKRVPGRRAAKASKKERSSGEDLDSYPDFLHKMTVVVLQKLHGADKKDSYETEDDSSWENVELGEYTAQAMEEDAYADLSQEHVNLLPLFKSKMESQGPGDGATLSYDQNDGFYFEYYEDGGTNSFLHDIHDAQHLEGAETPLSKHGSVFHWTDLSLEKKSCPYCPATFETGVGLSNHVRGHLHRAGLSYEARHVVSPEQIATSDKMQHFRRTGTGTPVKRVRKAIEKSETTSEHTCQLCGGWFDTKIGLSNHVRGHLKRLGKTKWDAHKSPICVLNEMMQNEEKYEKILKALSSRRIIPRPFVAQKLAPGDDFLSHNGFPLDDYRNGLKTEALSVSASEEEGLAFLNECEETKAELPAGKKSQSLTLIELLKSKRLGEDRNSAISQKSHNQTARKRFVQKCVLPLGEDSPLMYQPQKMDLTMHSALDCKQKKSRSRSGSKKKMLTLPHGADEVYILRCRFCGLVFRGPLSVQEDWIKHLQRHIVNANLPRTGAGMVEVTSLLKKPASITETSFSLLMAEAAS; this is encoded by the exons ACTAAATGTGTTAAATGATCTTGCCAACAATATGGATGAATTGAAGATAAACACCGATCTTACTGGTGCTAAAGAAGAACTCCCAGACGACAGCAGTGGGGTCCATAAACCAAAAGAGTGTCAGACGTCATTACAAAGAGACAGCTCACTGACTCTGTCTGAAGAACTGTCAGAGGACGCCTCAGAAAAAGCCTTAACTGGGGGCCAGTCTGCTTTGTTTATACCTTCCGGCTCTCCTGCTGTTTCTAGTGAAAACTTTACCATGGCTGCAGGAGCTGTTGTTAATGGACCAGTTTCACGCTCCTCCTTAACAAAGACTTCCAGTGTGAATGAAGGTAGTGTTTCATTAAGCACTGGACAGCCCGTGGACCAGCCGGCCACAGAGTCTTGTTCGGCTCAGGCAGCAGCCGACCTGCAGCTAGAGTCTACGCCACAAAAAGCAAGTCCACACCAAGTCCTGTTCTTGGTATCAGATGTAGCACGTGCTAAGACTCCAACCCATTCCATTAAATTACCTACCTCTGCTTTAGCTGGTTGTGATGTTCAGAATTCAGGAGGGAGTGGTGTGAAGGCAGAGAGCACTTTACTAAACCAAGTAGAGGTGGGTGAGGGCAATGAAGACATATTGGTGGAAGATGGTTGTGTCAATACATTAGCAGGAATTTCCTCAGGTACAGATGAATTTAGGTCAGAAAATGATGCAAACTGGGATCCCCAAAAAGAGTTCATTCAGTTTCTTATGAGTAATGAAGAAACCGTGGATACACCCCCAGTTCACTCTAAAGTAGCAGgtctagaaaaaaagagaaagcgaAAAATGGATGTAAGCAAAATAACACGCTATACAGAGGACTGTTTTCGCGATTGTAATCGTATACCCAGTAAGTCAAAAATGGTAGAAGTGGACTTTCTAGGGCAGAACTCGGAGGGACAAGCCGCAGactcacagaaatacacactATCGAAGGTGAAGCCCGAAGCGGCGGATGAAGACGGGGAGTCTGTGGACACTTTCCAGCGTCTGGTTTACGGCTCCGACAAGCGTGGAGACGAGGGCTCCCCAGTTGATACTCGCACTTTTATTTCCAgtaccttcaaaaagaaatgtgaagagAGTGACTCTGAGTCACCTGCCGCCTTCAGTCCGGAGGAGCCGTCCTTCTACCCCTGCACAAAGTGCAACGTGAACTTCCGGGAGAAGAAGCACCTGCACAGGCACATGATGTACCACCTGGACGGGAACAGCCACTTCCGCCACCTCAACGTCCCCAGGCCGTACGCCTGCAGGGAGTGCGGGCGGACGTTCCGCGACCGCAATTCGCTGCTCAAGCACATGATCATCCACCAGGAGCGCCGGCAGAAGCTGATGGAGGAGATCCGCGAGCTCCGGGAGCTGCAGGACGAGGGCCGCAGCGCGCGCCTGCAGTGCCCGCAGTGCGTGTTCGGCACCAACTGCCCCAAGACCTTCGTGCAGCATGCCAAAACGCACGAGAAGGACAAAAGGTACTACTGCTGCGAAGAGTGCAACTTCATGGCCGTGACGGAGAACGAGCTGGAGGGCCATCGCGCCGTGGCGCACGGGGCCGCGGTGAAGTGCGCCGTGGTCATGTCGGACGCGGCCCACAGGAAGGCGCAGAAGAAGGCCTCCGCCAAGGAGCCCGTCCCGGCAGCCCGAAAGCCGGCCGCCCACCTGTGCAAGCTGTGCCCGTTCAGCGCGTCGACCAGAAGCGCCCTGAAGAAGCACGTGCAGTACTTGCATTCCCCCGCATGCGTTGACCCCTTTGGCAATCCTCTTGGACTTGACAAAAGAAAAGGCGACGTCCCCGAGGAAGCTTCGGATCCCGACGGCGCTAAGCCAGTGGTCAAACAACCAGCAACCACATTTCCAAAGAACTCCGCTCTAAAGCAAGACGTTAAGCGACCCCTTGGGGTGAGTGCACAGTCAGGCCACTTCTCAAAAGTCCCTAAGAGGCCACACAGAGTGCAGAAGGCCCGGAAGAGCATCGCCCAGTCTGCTGTCAGTACGTGCCATCAAAACAGCTCCCCTCCCAAGAACGTCATGGTTAAAAGCAGCACTGACCAAAAACCAAAGTATTTCCATCAGGCagcaaaagaaaaatgcaatGCCAAGGCCAATAGCAGCCACTTCTATAGACACAAGGATGAGAACTATAGGGTGATCAAAAGATCAGGTGAATCAGACCCACTTCCTTTCCAAAAAGAGGGTGATTCATTAAGCTCTTTACGTCTGTTTTCATCGTCAAGTAATTCtcataataattttatttcagaCCTTCATAACCCAGACCCCGAAAGgccagaaaatatgaaagaacaCAAGCGTGTGCCCGGAAGAAGAGCAGCTAAGGCCTCAAAGAAGGAGCGCTCTTCAGGAGAGGACCTGGACAGCTACCCCGACTTCCTGCACAAAATGACCGTTGTCGTTTTGCAAAAGCTCCACGGTGCTGATAAGAAGGACAGCTACGAGACAGAGGACGACAGTTCCTGGGAGAATGTGGAGCTGGGGGAGTACACCgcacaggccatggaggaggacgCCTACGCCGACCTGAGCCAGGAACACGTGAACTTGCTGCCCCTGTTCAAAAGCAAGATGGAGAGCCAGGGCCCTGGAGACGGTGCCACCCTTAGTTATGATCAGAATGACGGCTTTTACTTCGAGTATTATGAAGACGGTGGCACCAACAGTTTCTTACACGACATACACGACGCTCAGCATCTGGAAGGCGCAGAAACGCCTCTTTCGAAACACGGCTCCGTTTTTCACTGGACCGATCTGTCTCTGGAGAAGAAGTCATGTCCTTATTGCCCAGCAACCTTTGAGACAGGCGTCGGGCTGTCCAATCACGTCCGTGGGCATCTCCACAGAGCGGGGCTAAGCTACGAAGCCCGCCATGTTGTATCCCCAGAACAGATAGCCACAAGTGACAAGATGCAGCATTTCAGAAGAACTGGCACAGGGACGCCTGTGAAGCGGGTTAGGAAAG CTATAGAGAAGTCTGAAACTACTTCCGAACATACTTGTCAGCTCTGTGGTGGTTGGTTTGACACAAAGATTGGGTTATCAAATCATGTCAGAGGCCATCTGAAAAGACTTGGGAAAACTAAGTGGGATGCTCATAAGTCTCCAATCTGTGTTCTGAACGAGATGATGCAGAACGAGGAGAAGTACGAGAAGATCCTCAAGGCGCTGAGCAGCCGCCGCATTATCCCCAGACCGTTTGTAGCTCAGAAGCTGGCGCCGGGAGACGACTTCCTGTCTCACAATGGCTTTCCTCTGGATGACTACCGGAATGGCCTGAAGACAGAGGCGCTCTCGGTGTCGGCCTCAGAGGAGGAAGGGCTGGCTTTCCTAAATGAGTGCGAGGAGACCAAGGCCGAGCTGCCCGCTGGGAAGAAGAGCCAGTCCCTCACACTGATAGAACTTCTGAAGAGTAAAAGGCTGGGGGAAGACAGGAACTCTGCCATCTCTCAGAAGAGCCATAACCAGACAGCAAGAAAGAGGTTTGTTCAGAAATGTGTTCTTCCGTTAGGCGAAGACAGTCCATTGATGTATCAGCCACAAAAAATGGACTTGACTATGCACTCAG cCTTAGATTGTAAGCAAAAGAAATCACGGTCAAGATCTGGAAGCAAGAAGAAAATGCTCACGTTACCTCATGGTGCTGACGAGGTGTACATCCTTCGCTGCAG GTTTTGTGGCCTAGTCTTTCGGGGACCACTGTCTGTTCAGGAGGACTGGATTAAGCACTTGCAACGACACATTGTAAACGCTAATCTTCCACGGACTGGAGCTGGCATGGTGGAAGTCACCTCACTACTTAAAAAGCCGGCCTCTAtcacagaaacttctttttctttgctaatGGCAGAAGCAGCGTCATAG
- the Znf644 gene encoding zinc finger protein 644 isoform X4, whose protein sequence is MDELKINTDLTGAKEELPDDSSGVHKPKECQTSLQRDSSLTLSEELSEDASEKALTGGQSALFIPSGSPAVSSENFTMAAGAVVNGPVSRSSLTKTSSVNEGSVSLSTGQPVDQPATESCSAQAAADLQLESTPQKASPHQVLFLVSDVARAKTPTHSIKLPTSALAGCDVQNSGGSGVKAESTLLNQVEVGEGNEDILVEDGCVNTLAGISSGTDEFRSENDANWDPQKEFIQFLMSNEETVDTPPVHSKVAGLEKKRKRKMDVSKITRYTEDCFRDCNRIPSKSKMVEVDFLGQNSEGQAADSQKYTLSKVKPEAADEDGESVDTFQRLVYGSDKRGDEGSPVDTRTFISSTFKKKCEESDSESPAAFSPEEPSFYPCTKCNVNFREKKHLHRHMMYHLDGNSHFRHLNVPRPYACRECGRTFRDRNSLLKHMIIHQERRQKLMEEIRELRELQDEGRSARLQCPQCVFGTNCPKTFVQHAKTHEKDKRYYCCEECNFMAVTENELEGHRAVAHGAAVKCAVVMSDAAHRKAQKKASAKEPVPAARKPAAHLCKLCPFSASTRSALKKHVQYLHSPACVDPFGNPLGLDKRKGDVPEEASDPDGAKPVVKQPATTFPKNSALKQDVKRPLGVSAQSGHFSKVPKRPHRVQKARKSIAQSAVSTCHQNSSPPKNVMVKSSTDQKPKYFHQAAKEKCNAKANSSHFYRHKDENYRVIKRSGESDPLPFQKEGDSLSSLRLFSSSSNSHNNFISDLHNPDPERPENMKEHKRVPGRRAAKASKKERSSGEDLDSYPDFLHKMTVVVLQKLHGADKKDSYETEDDSSWENVELGEYTAQAMEEDAYADLSQEHVNLLPLFKSKMESQGPGDGATLSYDQNDGFYFEYYEDGGTNSFLHDIHDAQHLEGAETPLSKHGSVFHWTDLSLEKKSCPYCPATFETGVGLSNHVRGHLHRAGLSYEARHVVSPEQIATSDKMQHFRRTGTGTPVKRVRKAIEKSETTSEHTCQLCGGWFDTKIGLSNHVRGHLKRLGKTKWDAHKSPICVLNEMMQNEEKYEKILKALSSRRIIPRPFVAQKLAPGDDFLSHNGFPLDDYRNGLKTEALSVSASEEEGLAFLNECEETKAELPAGKKSQSLTLIELLKSKRLGEDRNSAISQKSHNQTARKRFVQKCVLPLGEDSPLMYQPQKMDLTMHSALDCKQKKSRSRSGSKKKMLTLPHGADEVYILRCRFCGLVFRGPLSVQEDWIKHLQRHIVNANLPRTGAGMVEVTSLLKKPASITETSFSLLMAEAAS, encoded by the exons ATGGATGAATTGAAGATAAACACCGATCTTACTGGTGCTAAAGAAGAACTCCCAGACGACAGCAGTGGGGTCCATAAACCAAAAGAGTGTCAGACGTCATTACAAAGAGACAGCTCACTGACTCTGTCTGAAGAACTGTCAGAGGACGCCTCAGAAAAAGCCTTAACTGGGGGCCAGTCTGCTTTGTTTATACCTTCCGGCTCTCCTGCTGTTTCTAGTGAAAACTTTACCATGGCTGCAGGAGCTGTTGTTAATGGACCAGTTTCACGCTCCTCCTTAACAAAGACTTCCAGTGTGAATGAAGGTAGTGTTTCATTAAGCACTGGACAGCCCGTGGACCAGCCGGCCACAGAGTCTTGTTCGGCTCAGGCAGCAGCCGACCTGCAGCTAGAGTCTACGCCACAAAAAGCAAGTCCACACCAAGTCCTGTTCTTGGTATCAGATGTAGCACGTGCTAAGACTCCAACCCATTCCATTAAATTACCTACCTCTGCTTTAGCTGGTTGTGATGTTCAGAATTCAGGAGGGAGTGGTGTGAAGGCAGAGAGCACTTTACTAAACCAAGTAGAGGTGGGTGAGGGCAATGAAGACATATTGGTGGAAGATGGTTGTGTCAATACATTAGCAGGAATTTCCTCAGGTACAGATGAATTTAGGTCAGAAAATGATGCAAACTGGGATCCCCAAAAAGAGTTCATTCAGTTTCTTATGAGTAATGAAGAAACCGTGGATACACCCCCAGTTCACTCTAAAGTAGCAGgtctagaaaaaaagagaaagcgaAAAATGGATGTAAGCAAAATAACACGCTATACAGAGGACTGTTTTCGCGATTGTAATCGTATACCCAGTAAGTCAAAAATGGTAGAAGTGGACTTTCTAGGGCAGAACTCGGAGGGACAAGCCGCAGactcacagaaatacacactATCGAAGGTGAAGCCCGAAGCGGCGGATGAAGACGGGGAGTCTGTGGACACTTTCCAGCGTCTGGTTTACGGCTCCGACAAGCGTGGAGACGAGGGCTCCCCAGTTGATACTCGCACTTTTATTTCCAgtaccttcaaaaagaaatgtgaagagAGTGACTCTGAGTCACCTGCCGCCTTCAGTCCGGAGGAGCCGTCCTTCTACCCCTGCACAAAGTGCAACGTGAACTTCCGGGAGAAGAAGCACCTGCACAGGCACATGATGTACCACCTGGACGGGAACAGCCACTTCCGCCACCTCAACGTCCCCAGGCCGTACGCCTGCAGGGAGTGCGGGCGGACGTTCCGCGACCGCAATTCGCTGCTCAAGCACATGATCATCCACCAGGAGCGCCGGCAGAAGCTGATGGAGGAGATCCGCGAGCTCCGGGAGCTGCAGGACGAGGGCCGCAGCGCGCGCCTGCAGTGCCCGCAGTGCGTGTTCGGCACCAACTGCCCCAAGACCTTCGTGCAGCATGCCAAAACGCACGAGAAGGACAAAAGGTACTACTGCTGCGAAGAGTGCAACTTCATGGCCGTGACGGAGAACGAGCTGGAGGGCCATCGCGCCGTGGCGCACGGGGCCGCGGTGAAGTGCGCCGTGGTCATGTCGGACGCGGCCCACAGGAAGGCGCAGAAGAAGGCCTCCGCCAAGGAGCCCGTCCCGGCAGCCCGAAAGCCGGCCGCCCACCTGTGCAAGCTGTGCCCGTTCAGCGCGTCGACCAGAAGCGCCCTGAAGAAGCACGTGCAGTACTTGCATTCCCCCGCATGCGTTGACCCCTTTGGCAATCCTCTTGGACTTGACAAAAGAAAAGGCGACGTCCCCGAGGAAGCTTCGGATCCCGACGGCGCTAAGCCAGTGGTCAAACAACCAGCAACCACATTTCCAAAGAACTCCGCTCTAAAGCAAGACGTTAAGCGACCCCTTGGGGTGAGTGCACAGTCAGGCCACTTCTCAAAAGTCCCTAAGAGGCCACACAGAGTGCAGAAGGCCCGGAAGAGCATCGCCCAGTCTGCTGTCAGTACGTGCCATCAAAACAGCTCCCCTCCCAAGAACGTCATGGTTAAAAGCAGCACTGACCAAAAACCAAAGTATTTCCATCAGGCagcaaaagaaaaatgcaatGCCAAGGCCAATAGCAGCCACTTCTATAGACACAAGGATGAGAACTATAGGGTGATCAAAAGATCAGGTGAATCAGACCCACTTCCTTTCCAAAAAGAGGGTGATTCATTAAGCTCTTTACGTCTGTTTTCATCGTCAAGTAATTCtcataataattttatttcagaCCTTCATAACCCAGACCCCGAAAGgccagaaaatatgaaagaacaCAAGCGTGTGCCCGGAAGAAGAGCAGCTAAGGCCTCAAAGAAGGAGCGCTCTTCAGGAGAGGACCTGGACAGCTACCCCGACTTCCTGCACAAAATGACCGTTGTCGTTTTGCAAAAGCTCCACGGTGCTGATAAGAAGGACAGCTACGAGACAGAGGACGACAGTTCCTGGGAGAATGTGGAGCTGGGGGAGTACACCgcacaggccatggaggaggacgCCTACGCCGACCTGAGCCAGGAACACGTGAACTTGCTGCCCCTGTTCAAAAGCAAGATGGAGAGCCAGGGCCCTGGAGACGGTGCCACCCTTAGTTATGATCAGAATGACGGCTTTTACTTCGAGTATTATGAAGACGGTGGCACCAACAGTTTCTTACACGACATACACGACGCTCAGCATCTGGAAGGCGCAGAAACGCCTCTTTCGAAACACGGCTCCGTTTTTCACTGGACCGATCTGTCTCTGGAGAAGAAGTCATGTCCTTATTGCCCAGCAACCTTTGAGACAGGCGTCGGGCTGTCCAATCACGTCCGTGGGCATCTCCACAGAGCGGGGCTAAGCTACGAAGCCCGCCATGTTGTATCCCCAGAACAGATAGCCACAAGTGACAAGATGCAGCATTTCAGAAGAACTGGCACAGGGACGCCTGTGAAGCGGGTTAGGAAAG CTATAGAGAAGTCTGAAACTACTTCCGAACATACTTGTCAGCTCTGTGGTGGTTGGTTTGACACAAAGATTGGGTTATCAAATCATGTCAGAGGCCATCTGAAAAGACTTGGGAAAACTAAGTGGGATGCTCATAAGTCTCCAATCTGTGTTCTGAACGAGATGATGCAGAACGAGGAGAAGTACGAGAAGATCCTCAAGGCGCTGAGCAGCCGCCGCATTATCCCCAGACCGTTTGTAGCTCAGAAGCTGGCGCCGGGAGACGACTTCCTGTCTCACAATGGCTTTCCTCTGGATGACTACCGGAATGGCCTGAAGACAGAGGCGCTCTCGGTGTCGGCCTCAGAGGAGGAAGGGCTGGCTTTCCTAAATGAGTGCGAGGAGACCAAGGCCGAGCTGCCCGCTGGGAAGAAGAGCCAGTCCCTCACACTGATAGAACTTCTGAAGAGTAAAAGGCTGGGGGAAGACAGGAACTCTGCCATCTCTCAGAAGAGCCATAACCAGACAGCAAGAAAGAGGTTTGTTCAGAAATGTGTTCTTCCGTTAGGCGAAGACAGTCCATTGATGTATCAGCCACAAAAAATGGACTTGACTATGCACTCAG cCTTAGATTGTAAGCAAAAGAAATCACGGTCAAGATCTGGAAGCAAGAAGAAAATGCTCACGTTACCTCATGGTGCTGACGAGGTGTACATCCTTCGCTGCAG GTTTTGTGGCCTAGTCTTTCGGGGACCACTGTCTGTTCAGGAGGACTGGATTAAGCACTTGCAACGACACATTGTAAACGCTAATCTTCCACGGACTGGAGCTGGCATGGTGGAAGTCACCTCACTACTTAAAAAGCCGGCCTCTAtcacagaaacttctttttctttgctaatGGCAGAAGCAGCGTCATAG